The region AGGCCCACCCGCGGCCGATCAGCCCAGCGGTGCGCGCAGACGTCGCAGCGACACCTCGCGCCCCAGCAGTTCCATCGACTCGTACAGCGGCGGCGAGACGGTGCGTCCGGTGACGGCCACCCGCACCGGCGCGAAGGCCTTGCGCGGCTTGATGCCGAGGCCGTCGACGACCGACTCCTTGAGGGCGGCCTCGATCGCCTCCGTGGTCCACTCCGGCAGCGCCTCCAGCGCCGAGACGGCTGCTTCCAGCACCGGCCTGGCGTCCTCGCCCAGAGCCTTCTCGGCCGAGGCCGGGTCCGGGGCGAAGTCGTCGCCGTCGAACAGGAACCGCATCATGCCCACCGCGTCGGAGAGCACGATCAGCCGCTCCTGCACCAGCGGTGCCGCGGCGCGGACCGTGGCGAGCTGCTCCTCGGTCGGCTCGGCCGGGAGCACACCGCCGGAGACGAGGTAGGGCACCACGCGCTCGAGGAAGTCGTCCGGCGCCAGCGCGCGCAGGTGCGCGGAGTTGATGGCGTCGGCCTTCTTCTGGTCGAAGCGGGCGGGGTTGGAGCTGACGCGGCCGATCTCGAACGCCTCGACCATCTCGTCGAGCGTGAAGACGTCGCGGTCCTCGGAGATCGACCAGCCGAGCAGCGCGAGGTAGTTCAGCAGCCCCTCCGGCAGGAAACCCCTGTCCCGGTGGTGGAACAGGTTGGACTGCGGGTCGCGCTTGGAGAGCTTCTTGTTGCCCTCCCCCATGACGAACGGCAGGTGGCCGAACTCGGGGGTGAAGTCGGTGACGCCGATGCGGCGCAGCGCGTCGTAGAGCGCGATCTGGCGCGGGGTGGAGGACAGCAGGTCCTCGCCGCGCAGCACGTGGGTTATGCGCATGAGCGCGTCGTCGACCGGGTTGGTCAGGGTGTAGAGGGCGTCGCCGTTGCCCCGCACCAGCACCGGGTCGGGCACCGAGCCCGCCGGGAAGGTGATCTCCCCGCGGACCAGGTCGGCGAAGGTGATGTCGTGCTCGGGCATCCGCAGGCGCAGCACCGCGTTGCGACCCTCGGCGCGGAAGGCGGCCTTCTGCTCGTCGGTGAGGTCGCGGTCGGCGTTGTCGTAGCCGAGCTTGGGGTCGCGTCCGGCCGCCCGGTGCCGGGCCTCGACCTCCTCGGGGGTGGAGAACGACTCGTAGAGCTCGCCCGCCTCCAGCAGCCGCCGAGCGATGTCGGCGTAGATGTCGCGCCGCTCGCTCTGCCGGTAGGGGCCGTACTCGCCGCCGACCTCGGGGCCCTCGTCCCAGTCGAGCCCGAGCCAGCGCAGCGCGTCGAGCAGCGCCTGGTAGGACTCCTCGCTGTCCCGGCTGGCGTCGGTGTCCTCGATGCGGAACACCAGCTTGCCCTGGTTGTGCCGGGCGAAGACCCAGTTGTAGAGGGCGGTGCGGACCAGGCCGACGTGCGGGGTGCCCGTCGGCGAGGGGCAGAACCTCGCCCGCACGGCGCGGTTCGGCTCGTGGCCCGAGACTGCTTCTGCGGTGGCTTCTGGCGTGCTCATAACGCGTTCAGCGTATCCAGTCGGCTTCCGCCCTTGACCGGCGAGTCCCGGCAGGGCACCCTGAAGTTATTCAACATGCGTTGAAAACTTGGAGGATCGCGATGGAGCGAACGACGTGTTGCATCGTCGGCGGCGGTCCCGCCGGCATGGTCCTCGGACTGCTGCTGGCCCGGGCGGGGGTCGAGGTCACCGTGCTGGAGAAGCACAACGACTTCCTGCGCGACTTCCGCGGCGACACGGTGCACCCGACCACCCTCCAGCTCATGGACGACCTCGGGCTCGCCGAGCGGTTCGCCGAGCTGCCCCAGCGCAGGCTCCAGACCGTGCGCGTGCCCACCGGTCCGGAGGGGCGGTTCCTGACGCTCGGCGACTTCCGGACGCTGCCGATCAAGTACAACTACATCGCCCTGGTGCCGCAGTGGGACTTCCTGGACATGCTGGCCGACGCGGCCAAGCAGGAACCCACCTTCCAGCTCCGGATGAACACCGAGGTCACCGACCTGGTCCGGGAGGGCGGCCGGGTCAACGGCGTGCGCTACCGCACCAGCGACGGCACGACCGGGGAGCTGCGCGCCACCATCACCGTCGCCTGCGACGGCCGCAGGTCGCTCGTGCGCGACCTGCCGGAGCTGGGGCTGCGCGACTTCCCCACCCCGATGGACGTGCGCTGGTTCAAGGTCCCGCGCGACTCCGAAGACCCCGCAGGCGCGATCGGCATGATCCGCCGGGGCTCGTTCACCGCGATGATCGACCGCGGCGACTAC is a window of Saccharopolyspora erythraea NRRL 2338 DNA encoding:
- the gltX gene encoding glutamate--tRNA ligase, whose translation is MSTPEATAEAVSGHEPNRAVRARFCPSPTGTPHVGLVRTALYNWVFARHNQGKLVFRIEDTDASRDSEESYQALLDALRWLGLDWDEGPEVGGEYGPYRQSERRDIYADIARRLLEAGELYESFSTPEEVEARHRAAGRDPKLGYDNADRDLTDEQKAAFRAEGRNAVLRLRMPEHDITFADLVRGEITFPAGSVPDPVLVRGNGDALYTLTNPVDDALMRITHVLRGEDLLSSTPRQIALYDALRRIGVTDFTPEFGHLPFVMGEGNKKLSKRDPQSNLFHHRDRGFLPEGLLNYLALLGWSISEDRDVFTLDEMVEAFEIGRVSSNPARFDQKKADAINSAHLRALAPDDFLERVVPYLVSGGVLPAEPTEEQLATVRAAAPLVQERLIVLSDAVGMMRFLFDGDDFAPDPASAEKALGEDARPVLEAAVSALEALPEWTTEAIEAALKESVVDGLGIKPRKAFAPVRVAVTGRTVSPPLYESMELLGREVSLRRLRAPLG
- a CDS encoding FAD-dependent oxidoreductase, whose translation is MERTTCCIVGGGPAGMVLGLLLARAGVEVTVLEKHNDFLRDFRGDTVHPTTLQLMDDLGLAERFAELPQRRLQTVRVPTGPEGRFLTLGDFRTLPIKYNYIALVPQWDFLDMLADAAKQEPTFQLRMNTEVTDLVREGGRVNGVRYRTSDGTTGELRATITVACDGRRSLVRDLPELGLRDFPTPMDVRWFKVPRDSEDPAGAIGMIRRGSFTAMIDRGDYFQVAHIIAKDTDAEDRAGPIEAFNERLRANIPWLGDRELVRDWDDVKLLHVTLDRLRKWHLPGLLAIGDAAHAMSPVGGIGINLAVQDAVAAARHLAEPLREKRLRRGHVVAVQRRRWLTTALVQRLQRAIHDNVVEPALRGEIDFTDSIHPPLPLRVANRLPWLRRVPAYLLAYGAMRERPPKVSLR